From Candidatus Pedobacter colombiensis, one genomic window encodes:
- a CDS encoding UbiD family decarboxylase, translating into MGYKSLADCVADLEQHGHLIRIKEEVDPYLEMAAIHLRVYEQNGPALFFENIKGSKFPAVSNLFGTLERSKFMFRDSLPKVEQLVNLRSDPVKALKNPLKLPGVAFTALTALPLKQTFKSVFSKTTIDALPQIVNWPMDGGPFITMPQVYTEDIDKPGILNANLGMYRIQLAGNDYELNKEIGLHYQIHRGIGVHQSKANAKGQPLKVSIFVGGPPSHPLAAVMPLPEGLSEMTFAGALGNRRFRYFYDEEGFCLSADADFVITGTVYPHENKPEGPFGDHLGYYSLTHPFPLMKVHNVYHRKDAIWSFTVVGRPPQEDTSFGALIHEIAGSALPKEIHGLKEVNAVDAAGVHPLLFAIGSERYTPYLNERRPQEILTIANHILGKNQLSLAKYLFIAAREDDEHLDTHDLAGFMQHILSRMDFRTDLHFHTHTTIDTLDYSGDGLNSGSKVVFAAAGGQKRILKNELPNGFHLPEPFNHYQMAIPGVLAISAHPYVDAAHAEQEMVLLSKDLKDQELDGLALIVVCDDAKFTAATINNLVWVTFTRSNPASDIHGVGSFISNKHWGCTGPVIIDARKKPHHAPELIKDEAVERHIDRLGLKGASLHGIL; encoded by the coding sequence AATGGACCGGCTCTTTTTTTTGAAAATATTAAGGGCAGCAAGTTTCCAGCGGTTTCTAATTTATTTGGCACATTGGAACGCTCGAAATTTATGTTCAGAGATAGCCTGCCTAAAGTAGAGCAGTTGGTAAACCTTCGCTCGGATCCGGTTAAGGCCTTAAAGAACCCATTAAAATTACCCGGTGTTGCCTTTACTGCACTTACCGCATTACCATTAAAACAAACTTTTAAATCAGTATTCAGTAAAACCACCATTGATGCCTTGCCACAAATTGTAAACTGGCCTATGGATGGCGGTCCTTTTATTACGATGCCACAGGTATATACTGAGGATATTGATAAGCCAGGGATCTTAAATGCTAACCTGGGGATGTATAGGATACAGCTTGCTGGTAATGATTACGAATTGAATAAAGAGATTGGATTGCATTATCAAATCCATAGAGGAATAGGGGTACACCAGTCTAAAGCCAATGCCAAAGGACAACCTTTAAAAGTGAGTATTTTTGTAGGTGGTCCACCATCACATCCGCTGGCTGCGGTCATGCCTTTGCCGGAAGGTTTGTCGGAAATGACTTTTGCAGGTGCATTAGGCAACCGAAGGTTCAGGTATTTTTATGATGAAGAAGGCTTTTGTTTATCAGCCGATGCCGATTTTGTGATCACCGGAACGGTTTATCCACATGAAAATAAGCCTGAAGGACCATTTGGAGATCATTTGGGCTATTACAGTCTTACGCACCCTTTTCCTTTAATGAAGGTGCACAATGTTTACCATCGTAAGGATGCGATATGGTCGTTTACCGTAGTGGGAAGACCGCCGCAAGAAGATACGAGTTTTGGTGCTTTGATCCATGAAATAGCCGGATCGGCTTTGCCTAAAGAAATTCATGGCTTAAAAGAGGTGAATGCGGTTGATGCTGCAGGGGTTCATCCTTTATTGTTTGCCATTGGAAGTGAAAGATATACACCATATTTAAATGAGCGCAGACCTCAGGAGATTTTAACCATTGCCAATCATATTCTGGGTAAAAACCAATTGAGTCTGGCCAAGTACTTATTTATTGCTGCAAGGGAAGATGATGAGCATTTGGATACCCATGATCTTGCGGGCTTTATGCAACATATCCTTTCGCGAATGGATTTCCGTACAGATTTGCATTTTCATACCCATACCACAATCGATACACTGGATTACAGTGGGGATGGTTTAAATAGTGGCTCGAAGGTTGTTTTTGCAGCTGCAGGAGGTCAAAAGCGAATACTTAAAAATGAGTTACCTAATGGGTTTCATTTGCCTGAGCCATTTAATCATTATCAGATGGCAATTCCAGGGGTATTGGCTATCAGTGCTCATCCTTATGTGGATGCTGCCCATGCCGAACAGGAAATGGTATTATTAAGCAAGGATTTAAAAGATCAGGAATTGGATGGTTTGGCCTTAATTGTGGTTTGTGACGATGCTAAGTTTACTGCGGCAACGATCAACAACCTGGTATGGGTTACTTTTACCCGAAGCAATCCGGCCTCTGATATCCATGGGGTAGGGAGTTTTATCAGTAATAAACATTGGGGTTGTACAGGTCCGGTTATTATTGATGCCCGTAAAAAGCCGCATCATGCGCCGGAATTGATTAAAGATGAAGCGGTAGAAAGACATATAGATCGGCTTGGCCTTAAGGGTGCTTCCTTGCACGGAATCCTATAA